One window of the Eucalyptus grandis isolate ANBG69807.140 chromosome 8, ASM1654582v1, whole genome shotgun sequence genome contains the following:
- the LOC120287031 gene encoding sugar transporter ERD6-like 7 — protein sequence MVTEVLALTELKLICSYSLCVFQQYSVFGSILTFGAMIGAITGGPIADFVGRKWTMRIASALCVAGWLAIYFAEGALALDIGRLATGYGMGVFSYVIPIFIAEITPKNLHGALTAVNQLMIVAGVSVSFIIGTVLAWRVLALIGLIPCAVLLFGLFFIPESPRWLAKMGREKEFEATLQKLRGKDTDISEEAVEIQDYIETLQLLPKASILDLFQRRYLSSVIVIFSLYLLLCIQ from the exons ATGGTAACTGAAGTTCTTGCTCTCACTGAACTCAAGCTGATTTGCAGTTACTCTTTATGTGTCTTTCAACAGTATTCAGTCTTTGGATCCATACTGACATTCGGTGCAATGATCGGTGCAATTACTGGAGGACCAATCGCTGATTTTGTTGGCCGTAAATGG ACAATGAGAATAGCGAGCGCTCTTTGTGTAGCAGGATGGCTTGCTATTTACTTTGCTGAG GGAGCACTTGCTCTGGATATCGGAAGATTGGCCACAGGATATGGAATGGGAGTCTTTTCCTATGTG ATACCGATATTTATAGCTGAAATTACACCCAAAAATCTCCATGGAGCTTTGACTGCTGTCAATCAG CTTATGATCGTTGCTGGAGTGTCCGTTTCCTTCATAATCGGGACAGTATTAGCTTGGAGGGTTTTGGCATTAATTG GTCTAATCCCCTGTGCAGTCCTACTGTTCGGCCTGTTTTTCATTCCAGAGTCTCCTAGATGGCTG GCAAAAATGGGCCGCGAAAAGGAGTTTGAAGCCACGCTGCAGAAACTCCGTGGAAAGGATACGGATATTTCTGAAGAGGCTGTTGAAATACAA GACTACATCGAAACTCTTCAACTGCTCCCGAAAGCCAGCATTCTTGATTTATTTCAGAGAAGATATCTGAGCTCTGTCATCGTAATCTTCTCTCTGTATTTACTACTATGTATCCAATAA